GGGGGCGACCTCGGCTATATATATGGCTGAGAGGAGGCCGAGCGGGATGGCGATGATCGAGGCGAATATCGTAACGGCAAAGGAACCGATGATAAGGGGCCATATCCCGAATGAAGGGGGGTCATAGGTTGGGTACCATTCAAGACCGAATATAAAATCCTTTACTGAAACGACCTTGAAGATGGGAAGCCCCTCCATGAAAAGAAAGATCACAATGAGCCCGAGGATGAGAATTGATACCAGTGCAAACAAAAAAAAGACGTTTTTGATGATTTTTTCTTTTTGGGTTCTCGTCATTATGTATTTCCCGAATGACCGTTCACTGAACGACCCGATGCCGGGAGGTCCGGATACTCCTTCCCGGCACCGTGGTCGTCAGCTTTGAGATGGAAAATTATACCATCAATACAGCGGAACGTATCCTTCCTTTTTGACGATTTCCTGACCTTTGGGGCTCAGAACAAAAGTGATGAATTCCGCCGTTGTCCCTGTCGGCCACCCGTTGGTGAACATGAAAAGAGGGCGGGCAACAGGATATGCCCCGGAGAGGACCGACGCGTTGGATGCGGTGATACCGTTCACATTGAGGGCCCTGACATCACTGTTGAGATATCCGAGGCCGATATAGCCGATGGCGTACTTGTTCTTTGAGACCGCCTGGACCACGGCACCGTTCGAGGCCTGAAGCTGGGCCCTGGGTGTGACCTTCTCTTTGTGCAGGACCTGTTCCTCCCACACTTCGTAGGTCCCCGAGCTGGTATCCCTCGACACGACAACGATCTGCAGGTCACTGCCGCCGACTTCCTTCCAGTTCGTTATCTTTCCCTGATAGATCAGACTGAGCTGCTCGATGGAGAGCCCGGTCACCGGATTAGACGTGTGGACGATCGGAACGATG
The Deltaproteobacteria bacterium genome window above contains:
- a CDS encoding phosphate ABC transporter substrate-binding protein, coding for MKNIIKLLCIGVIFCALAGAGTAFGETVVIKGSTTVLPVAQGAAEAFMAAHPGVNISISGGGSGNGIKALVDKSTDIANASRFIKDKEVKMAQDNDVYPVPHRVAMDAIVPIVHTSNPVTGLSIEQLSLIYQGKITNWKEVGGSDLQIVVVSRDTSSGTYEVWEEQVLHKEKVTPRAQLQASNGAVVQAVSKNKYAIGYIGLGYLNSDVRALNVNGITASNASVLSGAYPVARPLFMFTNGWPTGTTAEFITFVLSPKGQEIVKKEGYVPLY